Below is a genomic region from Oenanthe melanoleuca isolate GR-GAL-2019-014 linkage group LGE22, OMel1.0, whole genome shotgun sequence.
CCAAACGGGGGGTTGGGGACACTCGGGTGACACGGGGGAGGAGTTGGGGACACTCGGGTGTCACCGCGCGCTCCCGCCAGGGGGCGCCCTCGCGCTGCCGCCCCGCCCCCCGCGGGAAGGGGCGTGGCCTGTGCAGACCCCGCCCCCTCCGCGGCCCCGCCGTCCCCGTTCCCCTCCCCCACTCCCACGGGTGCTCCCCCGTGCCCCCCCCCGCGGCTCCGGGACCCCcgggggggttttggggggttcggggggtccgcaggggggggagggggggatttttggggatgttttccCTCCGCAAAGCACGATGGGAAACTCGGCGCGGAGACAAAGGGCCGGGCCACGCCCCCCGCGCGCGGGGCACGCCgggaagggctgagggcagggggcGGGGCTTGGGGGGTTAAGGGGCGGGGCTTGGGGGGTTAAGGGGCGGAGCTTGGCGGGTTAAGGGGCGGGGCTTGGCGGGTTAAGGGGCGGGGCTTGGCGGGTTAAGGGGCGGGGCTTGGCGGGGCCCGGCGGAGGCGGCGCGCGCTCAGGTGGGCTCGCGGCGGCGGCCGTGACGTCACCGGGGGGTCGTGTGACGTCACGGGgagagcggggctgggggggaccCCTGGGGGGGGTTGGGAGGCTCTGAAGGGGCGGAGGGGGGGCGGGGGTCACCGCCGGCCGGCGCTGTCACCCCTTGgggtcccctgtcccctcccggggCTCCGCTGTCCCCTCTGGTCACCCCTTGgggtcccctgtccctctgtcaccCCTTGGGGTCCCCTGTCCCGCCCTGGGGCTCCGCTGTCCCCTCTGGTCACCCCCGGGGCTCCCCTGTCCCGTCTGTGCCTCCCCGGGACTCCTTTGtcctccccagggctctcctgtcccctctgtcaccCCTTGGGgctcccctgtccccccccggggctcccctgtccctctgtccctccctttgtccctctgtcccctccctccgtccctctgtccccccgCTGTCCCTCTATCccgctgtccctctgtccccccgtCGCTCTGtcccccctctgtccctctgtccctctgtcccctccctttGTCCCCccgtccctctgtccccccgtccctctccctctgctcctccctctgctcctccctctgtccccctgtcccctccctctgtccctctgtccctctgctcctccctctgtccctctgtccccctgtccctttgtccctctgtcccgCCGTCCCGCTGTCCGTGCCGCTGTCGCCGCTGTCAGCGCGTCCCCGCTGTGCCCGCAGGCGATGGGGGATGGAgcggggggaggaggaggaggaggaggaggaggaggaggaggaaggacgCGGGGCCGAAGATGAGGAAGGAGGCCGGGCCGAGGCTGAAGGAGCCGGGGATGGCGGCGGCGGAGCCCCGGGTGACGCTGGAGCCCCGGGTGACGCTGAGGACGACGATGACgatgacgatgatgatgatgacgatgatgatgatgatgaaggcCTGGCCGCGCGgttcctggctctggagctcgCCCTGTCCGAGCAgctgcgggcgctgccgccCCCCGGGCCCCCCGTGTCGCTGCTCTACGCGCCCCTCGAGTACGCGTGGGAGCCGCACCGGCGCTTCGTGCGGCGCTACCTGCGCACCCCGAAACCCGTGCTGTTCCTGGGCATGAACCCCGGCCCGTTCGGCATGGGCCAGACCGGGGTACGGGGttcggggggttcggggggtTCGGGAGTGAACCCCGGCCCGTTCGGGATGGGCCAGACCGGGGTACGGGGGTTCGGGGGttcggggggttcggggggtTCGGGGAGTGAACCCCGGCCCGTTCGGGATGGGCCAGACCGGGGTACGGGGGttcggggggttcggggggttcggggggttcggggggtTCGGGAGTGAACCCCGGCCCGTTCGGGATGGGCCAGACCGGGGTACCGCAAGAGGGGGGTTCGGGGGGTTCGGGAGTGAACCCCGGCCCGTTCGGGATGGGCCAGACCGGGGttcggggggttcggggggtTCGGGAATGAACCCCAGCCCGTTCGGGATGGGCCAGACCGGGGTTCGGGGGGTTCGGGAGTGAACCCCGGCCCGTTCGGGATGGGCCAGACCGGGGTACGGGGGGTTCGGGAGTGAACCCCCCGGCCCGTTCGGGATGGGCCAGACCGGGGttcggggggttcggggggtTCGGGGAATGAACCCCGGCCCGTTCGGGATGGGCCAGACCGGGGTACGGGGTTCGGGGGGTTCGGGGAGTGAACCCCGGCCCGTTCGGGATGGGCCAGACCGGGGTACGGGGGGTTCGGGGGGTTCGGGAGTGAACCCCGGCCCGTTCGGGATGGGCCAGACCGGGGTACGGGGGGTTCGGGAGTGAACCCCGGCCCGTTCGGGATGGGCCAGACCGGGGTACGGGGGGTTCGGGGGGTTCGGGGTACGAGGAGTGAACCCCGGCCCGTTCGGCATGGGCCAGACCGGGGTTCTGGGGGTTCGGGTTCGGGGTTTGGGGGTTCGGGGCTGAGGGCACGCGGGGTTCGGGGGTTTGGGGGTTCGGGGCTGAGGGCACGCGGAGTTCGGGGGGTTCGGGGTTCTTGGGTTCGGGGTTTGGGGGTTCGGGGCTGAGGCCACGGGGGGTTCGGGGGGTTCGGGGCTGAGGGCACGCGGGGTTCGGGGGGGTCTGGGGAGGTCTCAGGGCGTTCCGCGAGGTCCCAAAGGAGAGGAATtgaggctgggggtgctcaggggGTCCCGATCCgtccagggcagcacaggagggaaactgaggcacgggggGATCACCCGGAGGGGGCGATGCCCCCACCGCACCCACCCCCGGCCCTGACGCCCCCTCCCACCCCGCAGGTCCCCTTCGGCGAGGCGTGGCACGTCCgggaggggctcagggggtCTCGGgaggagggaaactgaggcacgggggGGTCCCAAAGGGTTCTGGTCCGTCCCATGAGATCCTAgaggagggaaactgaggcacaggaacGTTTGGGGGGACTCAGGGGGTCTCCAgaggagggaaactgaggcacgggggGGTCCCAGAGGGTCCTGGTCCGTTCCATGAGATCCTAGAGGAGGGAAACTGAAGCACGGGGGGGGggtcccagcccatcccatggGGTCTCCGgaggagggaaactgaggcacggggaGGTCCCaggggggaaactgaggcacggggaCGTTTGGGGTGGCTCAAGAGGTCTGCAgaggagggaaactgaggcacgggggGGGTCTCTGCCCATATCATGGGGTCCTGcaggagggaaactgaggcacggggaCGTTTGGGGTGGCTCAGGGGGTCTCCGgaggagggaaactgaggcacgggggagtcccagcccatcccatggGGTCTCCAaaggagggaaactgaggcacgggggGGTCCCAGAGGGTCCTGGTCCGTCCCATGAGATCCTAgaggagggaaactgaggcacggggggggtcccagcccatcccttggggtcctgcaggagggaaactgaggcacggggaCGTTTGGGGTGGCTCAAGGGGTCCTGcaggagggaaactgaggcacggggaGGTCCCAGGGGGGAAATTGAGGCACGGGGGGATCACTCGGAGGGGGCGATGCCCCCACCGCACCCCCCCCCGCGCCCTGACGCCCCCTCCCACCCCGCAGGTCCCCTTCGGCGAGGCGTGGCACGTCCGCGAGTGGCTGCGGGTGCGGGGCGCGGTGCGGAAGCCGCCCCGGGAGCACCCCAAGCGCCCGGTGCTGGGGCTGCGCTGCCCGCGGGCCGAGGTGAGCGGCGCCCGCTTCTGGGGGCTGGTGCGGAGCCTCTGCCCGGACCCCCGCGCGTTCTTCCGCCACTGCTTCGTGCACAACCTGTGCCCGCTGCTCTTCCTGGCCGAGTCCGGCCGGAACGTGCCGCTGCCGGAGCTGCGGCGGCCGGAGCGGGAGCGGCTCCTGCGGCCGTGCGGGGCCGCGCTGGTGGCGGCCGTGCGGGAGCTGCGGGTGCGGCTGGTGCTCGGGCTGGGCCGCGTGGCCGAGCTGCGGGCGCGCCGGGAGCTGCGGGCGGCCGGGCTGGACGTGGCCGTGCGGGGGATCCCGCACCCGTCGCCCCGGAACCCCCGCGCCAACCGCGGCTGGGAGGGCGAGGCGCGGGCGCGGCTGGAGGAGCTCGGGGTGATGCGGCTGCTGCGGGGGGAGGGACGGGGCGGGGGGCTGGGGGCGTGGGGGAGGCTGGGGAGCGGggggggagggggctgggggggcccTGGACCGGTTTGAGATTGGGGAAAAGGTGATACATGGGGCTCTGGACCAGTTTGGGACTGGGGAAGAGGAGCCTGGAGGGTCCCAGACCCAGTCAGACCAGTTTGGGACTGGGGGGACCCTGCTCCAGTCAGACCAGTTTGAGACTGGGGGGAAGGGGACTGGGGGGTCCCAGACCCAGTCAGACCAGTTTGGGACTGGGGGGACCCTGCTCCAGTCGGACCAGTTTGGGACTGGGGGgaagggggctgggggggcccTGACCCAGTTTGAGATTGGGGGGAAGGTGATACATGGGGCTCTGGACCAGTTTGGGACTGGGGAAGAGGAGCCTGGAGGGTCCCAGACCCAGTCAGAccagtttggggctggggggacccTGCTCCAGTCAGACCAGTTTGAGACTGGGGGGAAGGGGACTGGGGGGTCCCAGACCCAGTCAGACCAGTTTGGGACTGGGGGGACCCTGCTCCAGTCGGACCAGTTTGGGACTGGGGGgaagggggctgggggggcccTGACCCAGTTTGAGATTGGGGGGAAGGTGATACATGGGGCTCTGGACCAATTTGGGACTGGGGAAGAGGAGCCTGGAGGGTCCCAGACCCAGTCAGACCAGTTTGGGACTGGGGGAAAGGTGTTGGATGGGGCCCTGGACCAGTTTAGGGCTCGGGGGAAGTCCCTGCTCCAGTTAAAGACTGGGAAGAAGGTGATGGATGGGAGCCTGCCCCAGTTTGGGACTGGGGGGAAGGAGCCTGGGGGGTCCCTGCCCCAGTCAGACCAGTTTGGGACTGGGGGGACCCTGCTCCAGTCGGACCAGTTTGGGACTGGGGGGAAGAGGGCTGGAGGGTCCCAGACCCAGTCAGACCAGTTTGGGACTGGGGGGAAGGGGCCTGGGGGAACCCTGCTCCAGTCAGACCAGTTTGGGACTGGGGGGAAGGGGGCTGGAGGGTCCCAGACCCAGTCAGACCAGTTTGGGACTGGGGGGACCCTGCTCCAGTCGGACCAGTTTGGGACTGGGGAgaaaggggctggggggacccTGCTCCAGTCAGACCAGTTTGGGACTGGGGGgaagggggctggggggacccTGCTCCAGTCAGACCAGTTTGGGACTGGGGGgaagggggctgggggggcccAGACCCAGTCAGACCAGTTTGGGACTGGGGGGACCCTGCTCCAGTCGGACCAGTTTGGGACTGGggggaaaggggctgggggggcccTGACCCAGTTTGGGACTGGGGAAAATGAGCCTGGAGGGTCCCAGACCCAGTTTGAGATTGGGGAAAAGGTGATACATGGGGCTCTGGACCAATTTGGGACTGGGGAAGAGGAGCCTGGAGGGTCCCAGACCCAGTCAGACCAGTTTGGGACTGGggggaaaggggctgggggggcccTGACCCAGTCAGACCAGTTTGGGACTGGGGGGAAGGGGGCTGGAGGGGCCCTGACCCAGTTTGAGATTGGGGGGAAGGTGATACATGGGGCTCTGGACCAATTTGGGACTGGGGAAGAGGAGCCTGGAGGGTCCCAGACCCAGTCAGACCAGTTTGGGACTGGGGGAAAGGtgttggatggggccctgacCCAGTTTGGGACTGGGGGGAACGTGACAGATGGAGCCCTGCCccagtttggggctggggggaaggTGTTGGATGGGGCCCTGGACCAGTTTAGGGCTCGGGGGAAGTCCCTGCTCCAGTTAAAGACTGGGAAGAAGGTGATGGATGGGAGCCTGCCCCAGTTTGGGACTGGGAGGAAGGGGCCTGGGGGGTCTCTGCCCCAGTTTGGGACTGGGAGGAAGGAGCCTGGGGGGGCCCAGACCCAGTCAGACCAGTTTGGGACTGGGGGGAACAGGATTTAGGGCAGCACCACAGGGCAGGGGGTGAATCCCCGCCCCACGcggggggtttttggggttcctgtaGGGCGGgtcctgcctcagtttcccttttggggtttttggggttcctgtaGGGCGGgtcctgcctcagtttccccttttggggtttttggggttcctgtaGGGCGGgtcctgcctcagtttccccctttggggtttttggggttcctgtaGGGCGGgtcctgcctcagtttccctctcGGGGTTGGTGTTTGGGAACTCGCGGCGCTTTTTGTGGATTCCGGTTTAAATAAAGCGAGAATTGgtaaaaatgcaaagaatgtcaatggggggagggggggaggggaACTTCCTGGAATCCTCCCTCGCTCTGGGcagaactgggatgaactgggaggaactgagccgaactgggatgaactgagCCGTCTTGGTTCAGTCCCGGTTCGGTCCCGGCTGGGTCCCGGTTCGGTCCCCGATCAGTCCCGGTTCGGTCCCGGTTCGGTCCCGGTTCAGTCCCGGTTCGCTCCCCGTTCGCTCCCGGCTCACTCCCGGTTCCGTCCCGGTTCTGTCCCGGTTCGCTTCCCGTTCGCTCCCGGTTCGGTCCCGGTTCGGTCCCGGTTCAGTCCCGGTTCGCTCCCGGTTCGCTCCCGGTTCGCTCCCGGTCCGGCGGGGCCGCTGTGCCGGAGCGGCGGGCGCGGCTCTGCGGGCGGGAACCGctagagagagacagagagctgcgggaccggcaccgggaacgggaacgggaacgggcTGAaaccggcaccgggaccggcaccgggaacgggaacgggaacgggcTGAAACCGGGACCGGCACCAggagcgggaacgggaacgggaacgggcTGAaaccgggaccggcaccgggagcggcaccggcaccgggagcgggaacgggaacgggcTGAaaccgggaccggcaccgggaacgggagagagacagagagctgcgggaccggcaccggcaccggcaccgggaacGGGCTGAAACCGGGAACCGACACCGGGAAcgggagagagacagagagctgcgggaccggcaccggcaccgggagcgggaacgggaacgggctgaaaccgggaccgggaccgggaccg
It encodes:
- the SMUG1 gene encoding single-strand selective monofunctional uracil DNA glycosylase, with the protein product MERGEEEEEEEEEEEEGRGAEDEEGGRAEAEGAGDGGGGAPGDAGAPGDAEDDDDDDDDDDDDDDDDEGLAARFLALELALSEQLRALPPPGPPVSLLYAPLEYAWEPHRRFVRRYLRTPKPVLFLGMNPGPFGMGQTGVPFGEAWHVREWLRVRGAVRKPPREHPKRPVLGLRCPRAEVSGARFWGLVRSLCPDPRAFFRHCFVHNLCPLLFLAESGRNVPLPELRRPERERLLRPCGAALVAAVRELRVRLVLGLGRVAELRARRELRAAGLDVAVRGIPHPSPRNPRANRGWEGEARARLEELGVMRLLRGEGRGGGLGAWGRLGSGGGGGWGGPGPV